A part of Aquaspirillum sp. LM1 genomic DNA contains:
- a CDS encoding DNA-binding transcriptional regulator — MPSSRHTPYPHVQSLSRGLALLHAINRSANGWASIADLSASTGLHRTTVRRLLETLQSEGYVRRSASDDSYRLNLKVRQLSDGFTDDEWISEVANPVLGELLQTLVWPSDLSTIDGDSMLVRETTHRFSPLSFHRAMIRQRMPLLFTSAGRAYLAWCSEEERLQILQLLAAGHDEQASFARQPALVTQMLDKVRRQGYATNEGEWQAQQKIAAIALPIRHQGGILGCLNVVFLKKAMSVGEAAERYLPALRAAIAKIESRLDASRNGETIS, encoded by the coding sequence ATGCCATCTTCCCGCCATACCCCGTACCCGCATGTGCAAAGCCTGAGCCGGGGCCTGGCCCTGCTGCACGCCATCAACCGCTCAGCCAATGGCTGGGCCAGCATCGCCGACCTGAGCGCCAGCACCGGCCTGCACCGCACCACCGTGCGCCGCCTGCTGGAAACCCTGCAAAGTGAAGGCTATGTGCGCCGCAGCGCGTCGGATGACAGCTACCGGCTCAATCTGAAAGTGCGCCAGCTCAGCGATGGCTTTACCGACGATGAATGGATTTCTGAAGTGGCCAATCCGGTGCTGGGCGAATTGCTGCAAACCCTGGTGTGGCCCTCGGACCTGAGCACGATTGATGGCGACAGCATGCTGGTGCGGGAAACCACCCACCGCTTCAGCCCGCTGTCGTTTCACCGGGCGATGATTCGCCAGCGCATGCCGCTGCTGTTTACCTCAGCCGGGCGCGCCTATCTGGCCTGGTGCAGTGAAGAAGAACGCCTGCAAATCCTGCAACTGCTGGCCGCCGGCCACGACGAACAGGCCAGTTTTGCCCGCCAGCCGGCGCTGGTGACGCAAATGCTCGACAAGGTGCGTCGTCAGGGCTATGCCACCAATGAGGGGGAATGGCAGGCGCAACAGAAAATTGCCGCGATTGCCCTGCCGATCCGGCATCAGGGCGGGATTCTGGGCTGTCTGAATGTGGTGTTTCTGAAAAAGGCGATGAGTGTGGGCGAGGCTGCCGAGCGCTACTTGCCGGCGTTGCGGGCGGCGATTGCCAAGATTGAAAGCCGGCTGGACGCCAGCCGGAATGGGGAAACCATCAGTTGA
- a CDS encoding NAD-dependent epimerase/dehydratase family protein, which translates to MTAYDTLRDQLVAQPRTWLVTGCAGFIGSNLLEALLRLGQTVVGLDNFSTGHQRNLDEVRELVDAEAWQRFRFIEGDIRQPDDCAQAVAGVDYVLHQAALGSVPRSLDDPWNTHDNNINGFLRLLIASRDAGVKRFVYAASSSTYGDHPGLPKVEDVIGNPLSPYAVTKYVDELYGDVFARAYGVSAVGLRYFNVFGPRQDPNGAYAAVMPMWFAALLKQEAVYINGDGETSRDFCFVGNAVQANLLAATAPALPKGHEVFNVAVGDRTTLNQLYAAIREQVARWQPAAAAMQPVYRDFRAGDVRHSQADIGKATSLLGYTPTHRVAEGLDIAAPWYAQLFGAGAPA; encoded by the coding sequence ATGACCGCTTATGACACCCTGCGTGACCAGCTTGTCGCCCAGCCGCGCACCTGGCTGGTGACCGGCTGCGCCGGCTTTATCGGCAGCAACCTGCTGGAAGCCTTGCTGCGACTGGGCCAGACCGTGGTAGGCCTAGACAATTTTTCTACCGGCCATCAGCGTAATCTGGACGAAGTGCGCGAGTTGGTGGACGCTGAGGCGTGGCAGCGCTTTCGCTTCATTGAAGGCGATATCCGCCAGCCGGACGACTGCGCCCAGGCCGTGGCCGGCGTGGACTATGTGCTGCATCAGGCGGCGCTGGGCAGTGTGCCGCGTTCGCTGGACGACCCGTGGAACACCCATGACAACAATATCAACGGCTTTTTGCGCCTGCTGATTGCCAGCCGCGACGCCGGGGTAAAACGCTTTGTCTACGCCGCGTCCAGCTCCACGTACGGCGACCATCCTGGCCTGCCCAAGGTGGAAGACGTGATCGGCAATCCGCTGTCGCCGTATGCGGTGACCAAATACGTGGATGAACTGTACGGCGACGTGTTTGCCCGCGCCTACGGTGTATCGGCAGTGGGCCTGCGCTACTTCAATGTATTCGGCCCGCGCCAGGACCCCAACGGCGCTTACGCCGCAGTGATGCCGATGTGGTTTGCCGCGTTGCTCAAGCAGGAGGCGGTGTACATCAACGGCGACGGTGAAACCAGCCGCGACTTCTGCTTTGTCGGCAACGCCGTGCAGGCCAATCTGCTGGCCGCTACCGCGCCGGCACTGCCCAAGGGCCACGAAGTGTTCAATGTGGCGGTGGGCGACCGCACCACGCTCAACCAGCTGTACGCGGCCATTCGTGAGCAAGTGGCGCGCTGGCAGCCTGCTGCTGCTGCCATGCAGCCGGTGTACCGCGACTTCCGCGCCGGCGATGTGCGCCATTCGCAGGCCGATATCGGCAAGGCCACCAGCTTGCTGGGCTATACGCCCACCCATCGGGTGGCCGAAGGGCTGGACATTGCCGCGCCCTGGTATGCCCAGCTGTTTGGTGCCGGGGCACCCGCGTGA
- a CDS encoding glycosyltransferase family 9 protein, translating to MKKVLIIRRDNIGDLVCTTPLFSALREALPNAYLAALVNSYNAEALHDNPVLDDVFVYTKAKHSERSKLRVWWDTWRLMRSLRAKQFDLVLLPSGGDQTHALKLARMIKPGKVAGFAPTKGLDVTVPADNKPQLEAERVLRLLPALNLRRGKLSPVSTFARNEERLAARMALAEVNIIPGPGKPLIGLHISARKPRQRWPAERFVELAARLNKATGAAFMLFWSPGEEDHPQHPGDDRKAQQIIDACRERNLPLLPYPTERLEQLIGGLSVCQSVICSDGGAMHLAAGLGKPMVCLFGNSDPRVWAPGGSAPFKVLQANSQTVADISVDEVAATWRRLHIGQIR from the coding sequence GTGAAGAAAGTGCTGATTATCCGCCGCGACAATATCGGTGATCTGGTGTGTACCACGCCCTTGTTTTCTGCCCTGCGTGAAGCCCTGCCCAACGCCTATCTGGCCGCGCTGGTAAACAGCTACAACGCCGAGGCGCTGCACGACAACCCGGTACTGGACGATGTGTTTGTCTACACCAAGGCCAAACACAGCGAACGCTCGAAACTGCGGGTATGGTGGGACACCTGGCGCTTGATGCGCAGCCTGCGCGCCAAACAGTTTGATCTGGTGCTGCTGCCCTCGGGCGGCGACCAGACCCACGCGCTGAAGCTGGCGCGGATGATCAAGCCGGGCAAGGTAGCCGGCTTTGCCCCGACCAAGGGCCTGGACGTGACCGTGCCGGCGGACAACAAGCCACAGCTGGAGGCCGAGCGGGTGTTGCGCCTGTTGCCGGCGCTGAATCTGCGCCGGGGCAAGCTGTCGCCAGTCAGCACTTTTGCCCGCAACGAAGAACGCCTGGCCGCGCGCATGGCCCTGGCCGAGGTGAACATCATTCCCGGCCCCGGCAAACCGCTGATCGGCCTGCACATCAGCGCGCGCAAGCCACGCCAGCGCTGGCCCGCCGAGCGCTTTGTCGAACTGGCCGCCCGGCTGAACAAGGCCACCGGCGCGGCGTTCATGCTGTTCTGGTCGCCTGGCGAGGAAGACCATCCGCAACACCCCGGCGACGATCGCAAAGCCCAGCAGATTATTGACGCCTGCCGGGAGCGCAACCTGCCGCTGCTGCCCTATCCCACCGAGCGTCTGGAGCAACTGATTGGCGGCCTGTCGGTCTGTCAGTCAGTCATCTGCAGCGATGGTGGTGCCATGCATCTGGCCGCCGGGCTGGGCAAGCCAATGGTCTGCCTGTTTGGCAACAGCGACCCGCGCGTCTGGGCACCGGGTGGCAGCGCGCCATTCAAGGTACTGCAGGCCAACAGCCAGACCGTGGCCGACATCAGCGTGGATGAGGTAGCCGCCACCTGGCGGCGACTGCATATCGGGCAGATTCGGTAG
- a CDS encoding nucleotide sugar dehydrogenase, with amino-acid sequence MTHTRTISVVGLGYVGLPVAVAFGKHVHTIGFDINATRIAELKAGHDRTGEVDNAELAATHITYTDQIDVLREADFHIVAVPTPVDDAHQPDLTPVEKASETVARALKKGDIVVYESTVYPGVTEDICVPILEKLSGLRCGEDFTVGYSPERINPGDKEHTFTKIKKVVSGQDAATLDIVAAVYASVVTAGVHKAASIKVAEAAKVIENTQRDLNIALMNELAILFEKMGIDTLDVLEAAGTKWNFLKFKPGLVGGHCIGVDPYYLTHKAEKLGYIPQVILAGRRINDSMGKFVAQRTIKEMIHGGSLVAGSVVTVLGLTFKENCPDLRNSRVIDVIQELREFGVQVQVCDPQADREEAEHEYGVTPVPFAELALADAVIVCVAHSEFAALDIAGYQKLLKPDARVLIDVKGVVDKAAAQAAGLRFWRL; translated from the coding sequence ATGACACACACTCGCACCATCTCTGTTGTTGGCCTGGGCTATGTGGGCCTGCCAGTTGCCGTTGCCTTTGGCAAGCATGTGCACACCATCGGCTTTGACATCAACGCCACCCGTATCGCCGAGCTGAAAGCCGGTCACGACCGTACCGGGGAAGTGGACAACGCCGAACTGGCCGCCACGCACATCACCTACACCGACCAGATCGACGTGCTGCGCGAAGCGGATTTTCATATCGTCGCCGTGCCCACCCCGGTGGACGACGCCCACCAGCCCGACCTTACCCCAGTGGAAAAGGCCAGCGAAACCGTGGCGCGCGCGCTGAAAAAGGGCGACATCGTGGTGTACGAATCCACCGTGTATCCGGGCGTGACCGAAGACATCTGCGTGCCGATTCTGGAAAAACTCTCCGGCCTGCGCTGCGGTGAGGATTTCACCGTGGGCTACAGCCCCGAGCGCATCAATCCGGGTGACAAGGAACACACTTTCACCAAGATCAAAAAAGTGGTGTCAGGCCAGGATGCCGCCACGCTGGACATCGTCGCCGCCGTGTACGCCTCGGTGGTGACCGCCGGCGTGCACAAGGCTGCGTCGATCAAGGTGGCCGAAGCCGCCAAGGTGATCGAGAACACCCAGCGCGACCTCAATATCGCCCTGATGAACGAGCTGGCCATCCTGTTCGAAAAAATGGGCATCGACACTCTGGACGTGCTGGAAGCCGCCGGCACCAAGTGGAACTTCCTCAAGTTCAAGCCGGGCTTGGTGGGCGGCCATTGCATTGGCGTGGACCCGTACTACCTCACCCACAAAGCGGAAAAACTGGGTTACATCCCGCAGGTGATCCTGGCTGGCCGGCGCATCAACGACAGCATGGGCAAGTTTGTTGCCCAGCGCACCATCAAAGAGATGATCCACGGCGGCAGCCTGGTGGCCGGCAGCGTGGTGACCGTGCTGGGGCTGACCTTCAAGGAAAACTGCCCTGACCTGCGCAATTCGCGGGTGATCGACGTAATTCAGGAACTGCGCGAATTTGGCGTGCAAGTGCAGGTGTGCGACCCGCAGGCCGACCGCGAAGAAGCCGAACACGAATACGGCGTGACGCCAGTGCCGTTTGCCGAGCTGGCGCTGGCCGATGCGGTGATTGTCTGCGTGGCGCACAGCGAATTTGCCGCGCTGGACATCGCCGGCTACCAAAAGCTACTCAAGCCCGACGCCCGCGTGCTGATCGACGTCAAGGGCGTGGTGGACAAAGCCGCTGCCCAGGCCGCCGGCCTGCGCTTCTGGCGTCTGTGA
- a CDS encoding response regulator yields the protein MRILLVEDDLLLGDGVEAGLRQTGFTVDWIKDGVSARSALEVVDYDGMVLDINLPRLSGLDLLRDMRRHSNPLPVLLLTARDTVEDRILGLDAGADDYLVKPFALGELVARLRAVVRRAHGRASPMLEHAGLSLDPGAHRACYQGQDIELTGKEFQLLELFLDNRNKVLSRQQIEEKLYGWNQEVASNAVEVHIHHLRKKLGANFIRTHRGVGYQLGG from the coding sequence ATGCGTATCCTGCTGGTAGAAGATGATCTGTTGCTGGGGGACGGCGTGGAAGCCGGCTTGCGGCAAACCGGGTTTACCGTGGACTGGATCAAGGACGGCGTCTCGGCACGCTCGGCGCTGGAAGTGGTGGACTACGACGGCATGGTGCTGGACATCAACCTGCCGCGCCTGTCCGGTCTGGACCTGCTGCGCGACATGCGCCGGCACAGCAACCCGCTGCCGGTGCTGCTGCTCACCGCCCGTGACACGGTCGAAGACCGCATCCTGGGGCTGGACGCCGGGGCGGACGATTATCTGGTCAAGCCGTTTGCCCTGGGTGAGCTGGTGGCCCGGCTGCGCGCCGTGGTGCGCCGCGCCCATGGCCGCGCCAGCCCGATGCTGGAACACGCCGGGCTGAGCCTGGACCCCGGCGCGCACCGCGCCTGTTATCAGGGTCAGGACATCGAACTGACCGGCAAGGAGTTTCAACTGCTGGAACTGTTTCTGGACAACCGCAACAAGGTGTTGTCACGTCAGCAGATTGAAGAAAAACTGTACGGCTGGAACCAGGAAGTGGCCAGCAATGCGGTGGAAGTGCATATCCACCATCTGCGCAAAAAGCTCGGGGCCAATTTCATCCGTACCCACCGTGGCGTGGGCTATCAGCTCGGCGGGTAA